A window of the Paralichthys olivaceus isolate ysfri-2021 chromosome 5, ASM2471397v2, whole genome shotgun sequence genome harbors these coding sequences:
- the LOC138407764 gene encoding uncharacterized protein produces MDIFDNATVSVLEAAGVDEEALKGLSRDDLKDLFPGPGNFLRRKKLWEFINQNCENTTDQDASTCSGSGIMPSTSSMPPCQPQASTPICAEKTMKMPDPPEYVVYTDSELDMVRSQYFALLCNGKEKNYKMSKELCCRLVRNTITSMVAILRASPMGKQARYPSKLEMRAMSQKIVDYYPMLRDADTNMPYLTIYTKMYKRLQNMRTPRKRQGSVPQRGAAKTALFSADNQDMETDWTDTSYSSDNTILLESNDDISGDSSAASPLPLPSVRKKPKSGTKTSLLPSESASCSAPTTVIASPTTSASPATSASPATSASPTTPAKDVFVGQDSLKMQARHYRTLSNMYNKPNAKPNQNDVAQILDLEFEARRAFIDADVTKEEDRPAKIFEAYPCFKDVRNAMDELRRIVGGTNSRYIEEVKGRWAEFCAKVQFYGVWKKVLKPPFPLDVRSVDFTLALFNALPSLFPSPTSPPKKLGNSCEALLHILKSGEDPTLYLEKRPLSSPVLLFDGSTTIVAVGNVPVTTLPQEDFSEGMLVLLAYYYTLHLTYPKCVATLLSVIQTEVIGDTIHDQDATSAYKKAMADWKSFIDK; encoded by the exons ATGGATATTTTTGACAATGCCACTGTATCGGTCTTGGAGG CTGCTGGTGTTGATGAGGAGGCTTTGAAAGGCCTTAGCCGGGATGACCTGAAGGATCTTTTTCCTGGTCCTGGAAATTTTCTCAGAAGAAAGAAACTTTGGGAGTTCATCaatcaaaat TGTGAAAATACCACAGACCAAGATGCCAGCACTTGCAGTGGAAGCGGGATTATGCCCTCAACTAGCTCCATGCCACCATGCCAGCCGCAAGCCTCCACCCCCATATGTGctgagaaaacaatgaaaatgccAGACCCTCCAGAGTATGTGGTGTACACAGATTCAGAGTTAGACATGGTGCGTAGTCAGTACTTTGCATTGCTCTGCAATGGAAAGGAAAAGAACTACAAGATGTCAAAGGAGCTATGTTGCAGACTTGTAAGGAACACAATCACTAGCATGGTTGCAATCCTGCGTGCTAGTCCCATGGGTAAACAAGCAAGATACCCCTCCAAACTGGAAATGAGAGCCATGTCACAGAAGATTGTCGACTATTATCCTATGTTACGTGATGCTGACACAAATATGCCATAT CTGACCATCTACACCAAAATGTACAAGCGACTCCAGAATATGAGAACTCCAAGGAAGAGGCAGGGCTCCGTACCACAAAGAGGAGCGGCCAAGACAGCTCTCTTCAGCGCAGACAACCAGGACATGGAGACAGATTGGACAGACACAAGCTACTCGAGTGATAATACCATACTTCTTGAGAGCAATGATGACATCAGCGGGGACAGCTCTGCAG catcccCACTACCACTCCCCTCTGTGCGAAAGAAGCCAAAGAGTGGCACCAAAACATCACTGCTGCCATCTGAGTCAGCCTCATGCTCCGCACCCACGACTGTGATTGCTTCACCAACCACGTCTGCTTCACCAGCCACGTCTGCGTCACCAGCCACGTCTGCATCACCAACCACGCCTGCAAAGGATGTTTTTG tgGGCCAGGACAGTCTGAAGATGCAGGCTAGGCACTACAGAACATTGAGCAACATGTACAATAAGCCCAATGCAAAACCCAATCAAAATGATGTTGCTCAAATTTTGGACCTTGAGTTTGAGGCCAGACGGGCTTTCATTGATGCAGATGTTACAAAGGAAGAGGACCGACCTGCAAAAATCTTTGAGGCATATCCATGCTTCAAAGATGTTCGAAAT GCAATGGATGAGCTGCGGCGCATAGTAGGTGGCACCAACAGCAGATACATTGAGGAAGTAAAAGGAAGATGGGCAGAATTCTGTGCCAAGGTGCAGTTCTACGGTGTGTGGAAGAAAGTCCTGAAACCCCCTTTCCCTTTGGATGTCCGCAGTG TGGATTTCACACTCGCCCTCTTCAATGCACTCCCATCCCTCTTCCCCTCACCAACTTCACCACCAAAGAAGCTTGGGAATAGCTGTGAGGCACTTCTTCATATCCTGAAg TCAGGCGAAGACCCCACCCTGTATCTGGAGAAgcgtcctctctcctccccagtTTTGCTTTTTGATGGATCAACCACCATCGTGGCTGTTGGTAATGTACCTGTGACCACCCTTCCACAGGAAGATTTCTCAGAAGGGATGTTGGTGCTATTGGCATACTACTACACGTTGCATTTAACATACCCTAAATGTGTTGCAACGCTCCTCTCTGTTATTCAAACAGAGGTCATTGGTGACACAATCCACGATCAAGATGCCACTAGTGCATATAAGAAAGCAATGGCTGATTGGAAATCATTCATTGACAAGTAG